Proteins encoded together in one Microcaecilia unicolor chromosome 3, aMicUni1.1, whole genome shotgun sequence window:
- the GPR75 gene encoding probable G-protein coupled receptor 75, translating into MNLTETMTDFDAQGRPQTLNGSTLFQTGNGTLRDIQEIIHTATLVTCSFLLVLIFCLGSYGNLIVFLSFFDPAFRKFRTNFDFMILNLSFCDLFICCVTAPMFAFVLFSDLASTVPEAFCFTFHLTSSGFLIMSLKTVAVIALHRLRMVLGQQPNRTASFPCTLLLTALLWITSFTLATLATLRTRKSRSCLPMVSLLSGEGKVVLYLYVIDFTFCVAVVSVSYIMIAQTLRKNAQVRRCPIITVDASRPQPFIGPGVDGGVQCAVPALYRNQNYNKLQHIQTHAYAQKLSQAPGPAGRLQLVSAVNLSTAKDSKAVVTCVVIVLSVLVCCLPLGISLVQDVLTSNSGFILYQFELCGFSLVFFKSGLNPFIYSRNSAGLRRRVLWCLQYVALGFLCCKQKTRLRAMGKGSLEVNRNKSSHHETNSAYMLSPKPQKKFVDQACGPSHSKESVLSPKGSAGQQHYAQSSSTPINTRIEPYYSIYNSSPSQEVSTPNSLQPVNSAFGFAKSYIAMHYHTTNELMQDYESTSAKQIPVPSV; encoded by the coding sequence ATGAACCTCACAGAGACGATGACGGATTTCGACGCGCAGGGCCGTCCCCAGACCCTAAACGGCAGCACCTTATTCCAGACGGGCAACGGGACTTTGCGCGACATCCAGGAGATCATCCACACCGCCACCCTGGTCACCTGCTCCTTCCTGCTGGTCCTCATCTTCTGCCTGGGCTCTTACGGCAACCTGATCGTCTTCTTGTCCTTCTTCGATCCGGCCTTCCGGAAATTCCGGACCAATTTCGACTTCATGATTCTCAACCTGTCCTTCTGCGACCTCTTCATCTGCTGTGTCACTGCGCCCATGTTCGCCTTCGTCTTGTTCTCCGACCTGGCCAGCACCGTGCCCGAGGCTTTCTGCTTCACCTTCCACCTCACCAGCTCCGGATTTCTCATCATGTCCCTGAAAACGGTGGCCGTGATTGCCCTGCACAGGCTGCGGATGGTCCTGGGCCAGCAGCCCAACAGGACGGCCTCCTTCCCCTGCACCCTGCTGCTCACCGCGCTCTTGTGGATTACAAGTTTCACTTTGGCCACCTTGGCCACCCTGAGGACCCGCAAGTCCAGGAGCTGCCTCCCCATGGTCAGCCTGCTGAGCGGGGAGGGGAAAGTGGTCCTCTATTTGTACGTGATCGATTTTACCTTCTGCGTGGCCGTGGTGTCCGTCTCCTACATCATGATCGCGCAAACGCTGAGGAAAAACGCGCAAGTCCGGAGATGCCCCATCATCACGGTGGACGCGTCTAGGCCGCAGCCTTTCATCGGCCCCGGCGTGGACGGCGGGGTCCAGTGCGCGGTGCCTGCCCTGTACCGAAACCAGAACTACAACAAGCTGCAGCACATCCAGACTCACGCCTACGCCCAAAAACTCAGCCAGGCGCCCGGGCCGGCCGGCAGGCTCCAGCTGGTCTCTGCGGTCAACCTGTCCACCGCCAAGGACTCCAAAGCCGTGGTCACCTGCGTGGTCATCGTTCTCTCGGTCCTGGTGTGCTGCCTTCCGCTGGGCATCTCCTTGGTGCAAGACGTGCTCACCAGCAACAGCGGCTTCATCCTCTACCAGTTCGAACTCTGCGGATTTAGCCTCGTCTTTTTTAAGTCCGGCTTAAACCCGTTCATCTATTCCCGCAACAGCGCTGGGCTTAGGAGGCGAGTGCTTTGGTGCCTCCAGTACGTCGCCCTGGGCTTCCTCTGCTGCAAGCAGAAGACCAGACTTCGAGCTATGGGGAAAGGCAGCCTGGAAGTGAACAGGAACAAGTCGTCCCATCACGAGACCAATTCCGCCTACATGCTGTCCCCAAAGCCTCAGAAAAAGTTTGTGGACCAAGCCTGTGGCCCGAGTCACTCGAAAGAGAGCGTCCTGAGCCCCAAAGGTTCAGCCGGACAGCAGCATTACGCCCAAAGCAGTTCCACCCCCATCAACACCCGCATAGAACCTTATTACAGTATTTATAACAGCAGCCCTTCCCAGGAAGTCAGCACTCCAAACAGCCTGCAGCCAGTAAATTCCGCTTTTGGATTTGCTAAATCCTACATTGCTATGCATTATCACACGACTAATGAGTTGATGCAGGACTATGAGAGCACGTCAGCCAAACAGATTCCAGTCCCCTCTGTTTAA